The Archaeoglobus neptunius nucleotide sequence AGGTTCTCGCAAACGAGCCATCGCTCAACTGTACCTCAAACGGGTAGTTTTTCACCACTCTCGGTCGCTCTTCGAAGGGATCTCGATCTAATTTTCTGGCTCCAAACATCGTCAGGTCTTGCTTCGGGGTTTTTAGAAATATCCTCTTAGAGGTTACCGAGATCGTCTCGTCGAACAGCCGGTACACCTCGTCCCTGACAGTGACGAGGAGGGTGCCCTCACCTACAATGGACAAGAAACCCTGAAAGTCGGAGAGCAGTTGGTCCCTCTCTATCTCGTTCATCACTGAGAACGGATATCCGTCAAGCTCGTAGTAGTACTCCCTCTTCTTCCTCGATTTTTTCTTGGCCCTTCCTTTGCTTTTTCCAATATCCTCTCTTATTTTTTGCGTGTCCGGTCTCTCGATGTATACCCTCTCTTCCTCGCTTACCTCAGTTTCCTCAGACTCCTCTTTTTCCAACTTCTTCTTTTTCTTTTTTCGCCTGAACATTTCCTACCTCCTCAACAACCTTTCAACTTCTTCAACGGGAATACGATACTGTCCCCCTGGCAGTCTCACGGAGCGAATCACTCCATTTCTGCACCACTTCTGAACTGTCCTCTCACTGACCTTCAACATCCCAGCAACCTCTTTTACGGTGTAAAACCCTGGCAACCTACCCCCTCCGTGGTACCATACCACTTACTAATACCCTCAAAACGCTTATAACTATTTTCGCAAAAAAACACTGGAAGCGGAATTACAACTCAATTTCGCATACCGGTGGGGCTA carries:
- a CDS encoding helix-turn-helix domain-containing protein, with amino-acid sequence MVWYHGGGRLPGFYTVKEVAGMLKVSERTVQKWCRNGVIRSVRLPGGQYRIPVEEVERLLRR